Proteins encoded within one genomic window of Citricoccus muralis:
- a CDS encoding long-chain-fatty-acid--CoA ligase — translation MTSPVLGTVSTMGDAQLTTTRMLAHAARSFGDQDVVHRTLDGQWHTTNYADTWARVRRLATGFSGLGIGAGTHVGLLMWNDLRHFESYFAVPALAATMVQLNLRLSPTDLSYVIEHSGVSHIIVDESLRSVMEDVQDRVSVTWIIASDDVDDARDGELHYEALLASEDEAERFQLPEVDERTASGACFTTGTTGRPKGVFFSHRSTWLHASAVAMNIGITVQDTIMFLTPMFHVQCWGLPYTAVLVGARSVLPGRFAATEMEMLTSAMMDHGVTVAPAAPAILMPMLQHLEGVAKNGSAPDFSRMRLICGASEPPLSMMRGFYELTGAEVVHAYGATETSPVASTNRLRPGLGLTEDEAWELRRSQGYVVPGVDVKIVDPAGEPLPHDGKSVGEIMLRGPWITAEYYQNPEASEAGFDAEGYWRSGDVGFIDSRGYLKVTDRLKDVIKSGGEWISSIDMENLIVSLPGVAEAAVFGIPHPKWEERPLALVVAQEGDSVSDDDVRGVLRGAFADWQLPDEVLFVDTIARTSVGKLNKKGLREQYRDQYQS, via the coding sequence ATGACATCACCCGTACTGGGCACCGTCTCCACCATGGGCGACGCGCAGCTCACCACCACCCGCATGCTTGCTCACGCTGCCCGCAGCTTCGGCGATCAGGACGTCGTGCACCGCACCCTCGACGGCCAGTGGCACACCACCAACTACGCTGACACCTGGGCGCGGGTGCGACGCCTGGCGACCGGCTTCAGCGGCCTGGGCATCGGTGCTGGCACCCACGTGGGTCTGCTGATGTGGAACGATCTGCGCCACTTCGAGTCCTACTTCGCCGTGCCCGCACTCGCCGCGACCATGGTGCAGCTGAACCTGCGCCTGTCACCCACCGACCTCAGCTACGTCATCGAGCACTCCGGGGTCAGCCACATCATCGTCGATGAGTCCCTGCGCTCGGTCATGGAAGACGTCCAGGACCGGGTTTCGGTCACCTGGATCATCGCCAGCGACGACGTCGACGACGCCCGCGATGGCGAACTGCACTACGAGGCGCTGCTGGCCAGCGAAGACGAAGCAGAACGCTTCCAGCTGCCCGAGGTGGATGAGCGCACCGCTTCCGGCGCCTGCTTCACCACCGGCACCACCGGCCGGCCCAAGGGCGTGTTCTTCTCGCACCGCTCCACCTGGCTGCACGCCTCCGCGGTGGCGATGAACATCGGCATCACCGTGCAAGACACCATCATGTTCCTCACCCCGATGTTCCACGTGCAGTGCTGGGGACTGCCCTACACTGCCGTGCTGGTGGGTGCTCGCTCGGTGCTTCCCGGCCGGTTCGCCGCGACCGAGATGGAGATGCTCACCTCGGCCATGATGGATCACGGGGTCACCGTGGCCCCGGCCGCGCCGGCCATCCTGATGCCGATGCTGCAGCACCTGGAAGGGGTGGCTAAGAATGGCTCCGCTCCCGATTTCTCCAGGATGCGCCTGATCTGCGGAGCCTCCGAACCACCGCTGTCAATGATGCGGGGGTTCTATGAGCTCACCGGGGCCGAGGTGGTGCACGCCTACGGCGCCACCGAAACCTCCCCGGTCGCTTCCACCAACCGGTTGCGGCCCGGCTTGGGCCTCACCGAGGACGAGGCCTGGGAGCTGCGCCGGTCTCAGGGGTACGTGGTCCCCGGCGTCGACGTGAAGATCGTGGACCCGGCCGGTGAACCACTACCGCACGATGGCAAGTCCGTGGGCGAAATCATGCTGCGCGGTCCCTGGATCACCGCGGAGTACTACCAGAACCCGGAGGCCAGCGAGGCCGGCTTCGACGCCGAGGGTTACTGGCGTTCCGGCGACGTGGGATTCATCGACTCCCGCGGCTACCTCAAGGTCACCGACCGGCTCAAAGACGTGATCAAGTCCGGTGGCGAGTGGATCTCCTCCATCGATATGGAGAACCTCATCGTCAGCCTGCCCGGGGTTGCTGAAGCAGCGGTCTTCGGCATCCCCCACCCGAAATGGGAAGAACGGCCGCTGGCGCTCGTCGTCGCTCAGGAGGGGGACTCTGTGAGTGACGATGACGTCCGCGGTGTCTTACGCGGCGCCTTCGCCGACTGGCAGTTGCCCGACGAAGTGCTGTTCGTGGATACCATTGCCCGCACCTCGGTGGGCAAGCTCAACAAGAAGGGGCTGCGAGAGCAGTACCGGGACCAGTACCAGAGCTGA
- a CDS encoding phosphoribosylaminoimidazolesuccinocarboxamide synthase, giving the protein MIEIPGWRHIYSGKVRDLYEPADSEPGASTTVMVVASDRISAYDFALSPAIPDKGAVLTQLSLWWFEQLAQPDPENPDEEHIPNHVVSLDVPEQVRGRAMIVRRLQMYPVECIARGYLTGSGLAEYREHGTVTGIPLPQGLTDGSRLEEAIFTPSAKAEVGEHDENITFEEMASRIGQIPAERLRRMTLQIYRRAERAAREAGIILADTKVEFGVDVVTGLITLGDEVLTPDSSRFWDAADYEPGRAQASFDKQFVRDWLTSTDWDRTSQPPELPQEIVAKTRARYVEAFERLTGREFTCG; this is encoded by the coding sequence ATGATCGAGATTCCCGGCTGGCGCCACATCTACTCCGGCAAGGTGCGTGACCTCTACGAACCCGCCGATTCCGAGCCCGGGGCCTCCACCACCGTGATGGTCGTGGCCTCTGACCGTATCTCCGCTTACGATTTTGCGCTGTCTCCCGCCATCCCCGACAAGGGCGCGGTGCTCACTCAGCTCTCGCTGTGGTGGTTCGAGCAGCTGGCTCAGCCCGACCCGGAGAACCCGGACGAGGAGCACATTCCGAATCACGTGGTCTCCCTGGACGTGCCCGAGCAGGTGCGCGGCCGGGCGATGATCGTGCGCCGGTTGCAGATGTACCCGGTGGAGTGCATCGCCCGCGGCTACCTCACCGGCTCCGGGCTGGCCGAATACCGCGAGCACGGCACTGTCACCGGCATTCCGCTGCCCCAGGGCCTCACCGATGGCTCCCGGCTGGAGGAGGCGATCTTCACTCCGTCCGCGAAAGCAGAGGTGGGCGAGCACGACGAGAACATCACCTTCGAGGAGATGGCCTCCCGGATTGGGCAGATCCCGGCGGAGCGACTGCGCCGGATGACGCTGCAGATCTACCGCCGCGCCGAACGCGCGGCTCGCGAGGCCGGCATCATCCTCGCCGATACCAAGGTCGAGTTCGGGGTCGACGTCGTTACCGGATTGATCACCCTGGGTGATGAGGTGCTCACCCCGGATTCTTCGCGGTTCTGGGATGCTGCCGATTATGAGCCGGGCCGCGCCCAGGCCTCGTTTGACAAGCAGTTTGTCCGCGACTGGCTCACCAGCACCGACTGGGACCGCACCTCGCAACCTCCGGAGCTGCCTCAGGAGATCGTGGCGAAGACCCGGGCCCGCTATGTGGAGGCATTTGAGCGGCTCACCGGCCGCGAATTCACCTGTGGATAA
- the purD gene encoding phosphoribosylamine--glycine ligase gives MKILVLGSGGREHAIIRALMNDPAVEEIHAAPGNAGIGGDVPVHAVSETDPDAVVQLTQQLAADLVVVGPEAPLAAGVTDALRAAGIATFGPSQQAARLESSKAFAKEIMSDAGVPTASARVATTAEEAAAALDEFGAPYVVKDDGLAAGKGVVVTEDRAEALAHAQSCFDGGSQVVIEEFLDGPEVSLFVIADGTDAVALQPAQDFKRIFDGDVGPNTGGMGAYTPLDWLPDGFVDEVLDTVARPVLEQMVQRGTPFNGVLYCGLAVTARGVRVIEFNTRFGDPETQAVLAQLRSPLGQLLHAAATSELNGYPALEWEPGYAVDVVVAAAGYPGTPRKGDEITGLDEVQAPVLHAGTVLGEHGTYLSAGGRLLAVVGQGETLAAAREQAYAGVATLSLDGGQWRTDIGLKAERGDIQIPGEEQA, from the coding sequence GTGAAGATTCTTGTGCTCGGCTCCGGCGGCCGCGAACACGCCATTATTCGTGCCCTCATGAACGACCCCGCGGTGGAGGAAATCCATGCCGCCCCGGGTAATGCGGGAATCGGGGGGGATGTGCCCGTGCACGCCGTCTCCGAAACCGACCCCGACGCGGTCGTGCAACTGACACAGCAGCTGGCGGCGGATCTGGTGGTGGTGGGCCCCGAGGCGCCGCTGGCTGCCGGGGTCACCGACGCCCTGCGCGCCGCTGGGATCGCCACGTTCGGCCCCTCACAGCAGGCCGCCCGACTGGAGTCCTCCAAGGCCTTCGCCAAGGAGATCATGAGCGACGCCGGCGTGCCCACCGCCTCCGCCCGTGTGGCCACCACCGCGGAAGAAGCCGCAGCTGCGTTGGACGAATTCGGCGCACCCTATGTGGTCAAGGACGACGGACTGGCCGCAGGCAAGGGTGTCGTGGTCACCGAGGACCGTGCGGAAGCCCTGGCCCACGCGCAGAGCTGCTTCGACGGCGGCTCGCAGGTCGTCATCGAGGAGTTCCTCGACGGACCCGAGGTCTCCCTGTTCGTCATCGCCGACGGCACCGACGCTGTAGCGCTGCAACCGGCCCAGGATTTTAAACGCATCTTCGACGGAGACGTCGGCCCCAACACCGGAGGCATGGGCGCCTACACCCCGCTGGACTGGCTGCCCGACGGCTTCGTCGACGAGGTGCTCGACACCGTGGCCCGGCCGGTGCTGGAGCAGATGGTCCAGCGCGGCACCCCCTTCAACGGCGTGCTCTACTGTGGGCTGGCCGTGACCGCCCGCGGGGTGCGCGTGATCGAATTCAACACTCGCTTCGGTGATCCCGAGACCCAAGCCGTCCTCGCCCAGTTGCGCTCGCCGCTAGGGCAGCTGCTGCACGCCGCCGCCACCTCCGAACTGAATGGGTACCCGGCGCTGGAGTGGGAGCCCGGCTACGCCGTCGACGTCGTGGTGGCTGCCGCCGGTTATCCGGGCACCCCGCGCAAGGGTGACGAGATCACTGGGCTCGACGAGGTGCAGGCCCCCGTGCTGCATGCCGGCACCGTGCTCGGAGAACACGGGACGTATCTGTCCGCCGGTGGCCGACTCCTCGCCGTGGTCGGCCAGGGCGAGACCCTCGCCGCAGCGCGCGAACAGGCTTACGCCGGGGTGGCCACCCTGAGCCTCGACGGCGGCCAGTGGCGCACCGACATCGGGTTGAAGGCCGAACGCGGCGACATCCAGATTCCGGGGGAGGAGCAGGCATGA
- a CDS encoding asparaginase has protein sequence MTAQLINVVRNDVVESSSQGSAVVVGPDGSVLCTVGTPEDIIYPRSSLKPLQAIASLRVGAPLRDEQLALACGSHRGTEAHQQVAARILDDAGLSEDDLQCPEAYPADSGEVARLAAVSAPVRLTKTPLAFNCSGKHSGFLSAARAAGHPTETYLDPEHPVQREVFSVIEQYCDETITHHGVDGCGAPAPILSLTGLARGIGQVASAPHRRTAELAAAQVATAMLEHPCAVHGPTSSDTVILRELGVLSKLGAEGVRVLAAPDGTTVAVKAQDGSHRAGGLVGLVLLSQFAPEAVPLDAITPVLETVVPQVLGGGKPVGRIQLGHDVLEVLD, from the coding sequence ATGACCGCCCAACTCATCAACGTGGTGCGCAACGACGTCGTCGAGTCTTCCTCGCAGGGCTCCGCCGTGGTGGTGGGCCCCGACGGTAGCGTGCTCTGCACTGTTGGCACGCCGGAGGACATTATTTATCCGCGTTCCTCGCTGAAACCCCTGCAGGCTATCGCCTCGCTGCGGGTGGGTGCACCGTTACGTGACGAGCAGCTGGCCCTGGCCTGTGGCTCGCACCGCGGCACCGAGGCCCACCAGCAGGTCGCCGCCCGCATTCTCGACGACGCCGGTTTGAGCGAGGACGACCTGCAGTGCCCGGAGGCCTATCCCGCTGACTCCGGTGAGGTGGCCCGGCTGGCCGCCGTCAGCGCCCCGGTGCGGCTGACCAAGACGCCCTTGGCGTTCAACTGCTCGGGCAAACACTCCGGGTTCCTCTCCGCCGCCCGCGCCGCCGGGCATCCCACCGAGACCTACCTCGACCCGGAACACCCGGTGCAGCGCGAGGTGTTCTCGGTGATCGAGCAGTACTGCGATGAGACGATCACCCATCACGGCGTGGATGGCTGTGGCGCCCCGGCCCCGATACTCTCGCTGACCGGGCTGGCCCGCGGCATCGGACAGGTGGCGTCGGCCCCGCACCGGCGCACCGCAGAGCTGGCCGCCGCTCAGGTAGCCACCGCCATGCTCGAGCACCCCTGTGCGGTGCACGGTCCCACCAGCTCCGACACCGTGATCCTGCGCGAGCTCGGCGTACTCTCCAAGCTCGGAGCCGAGGGGGTCCGCGTGCTCGCCGCCCCCGATGGCACCACCGTGGCGGTGAAAGCCCAGGACGGGTCGCACCGGGCCGGCGGGCTCGTCGGGCTGGTACTGCTCTCTCAATTCGCCCCGGAAGCGGTGCCGCTGGACGCCATCACCCCCGTGCTGGAGACCGTAGTGCCGCAGGTGCTCGGTGGCGGGAAACCCGTGGGCCGGATCCAGCTGGGCCACGACGTGCTCGAGGTGCTCGACTGA
- a CDS encoding sterol carrier family protein, translated as MARRRIDPVEGRAAVQAWRDAEDPSALSRSVRGTAVRFSLEELAALSPGRSVEVRVPPFGVTQCIQGPDHTRGTPPNVIETDPFTWMALCLGTLTWDDALASGAVAASGLRADLSERLPLF; from the coding sequence ATGGCGCGGCGCCGTATCGACCCCGTCGAGGGCCGGGCCGCCGTCCAGGCCTGGCGCGACGCCGAGGACCCGTCCGCACTGTCCCGCTCCGTGCGCGGCACCGCGGTGCGCTTCAGCCTGGAGGAACTCGCCGCCCTGTCCCCCGGACGCTCGGTGGAGGTCCGGGTGCCACCCTTCGGCGTCACCCAGTGCATCCAGGGTCCCGACCACACCCGCGGCACTCCGCCGAATGTCATCGAGACCGATCCGTTCACCTGGATGGCGCTGTGTCTGGGCACCCTGACCTGGGATGACGCGCTCGCTTCCGGCGCCGTCGCCGCCTCAGGGCTCCGTGCGGATCTCAGCGAGCGCCTACCCCTGTTCTGA
- a CDS encoding FadR/GntR family transcriptional regulator, producing MNLSDSWTPGQQPIVRTSASEAVFHALRSSIEAQEIPLGAKLGSEASLASDYGVSRSVVREALRSCAAMGLTRTETGRGTFVVSHRPTRTLMLGGYSSEDLHEARPHIEIPAAELAAVRRTHYDLERLAGLVEQMEQEDDAATWVELDAAFHAAIAAASSNSVFDRVVTDIREAMSRQSGTVNRVSGRRDPSNQEHRAILAAIESKDAAAAGTAMRAHLDTVQNAVAASNRSTS from the coding sequence ATGAACCTGTCAGACAGCTGGACACCTGGACAGCAACCGATCGTGCGCACCAGCGCGTCCGAAGCGGTCTTCCATGCCTTGCGCTCGTCCATTGAAGCCCAGGAAATTCCCCTCGGCGCCAAGCTGGGCTCCGAAGCCAGCCTTGCCTCGGACTACGGCGTCTCGCGCTCGGTGGTCCGTGAGGCGTTGCGCTCCTGCGCCGCTATGGGCCTGACCCGCACCGAAACCGGGCGCGGCACGTTCGTGGTGTCTCACCGCCCCACCCGCACGCTGATGCTGGGCGGCTACTCCTCGGAAGACCTGCACGAGGCCCGTCCCCACATCGAGATCCCGGCTGCCGAGCTGGCCGCCGTCCGGCGCACCCACTACGACCTGGAGCGGCTGGCCGGACTCGTCGAGCAGATGGAACAGGAAGACGACGCCGCCACCTGGGTGGAACTCGACGCTGCTTTCCACGCCGCCATCGCCGCCGCCAGCAGCAACTCGGTGTTTGACCGGGTTGTCACCGATATCCGCGAGGCGATGAGCCGCCAGTCGGGAACCGTGAACCGGGTGAGCGGGCGCCGCGATCCCTCCAACCAGGAACATCGCGCCATCCTCGCTGCCATCGAGTCCAAGGACGCCGCCGCTGCCGGCACCGCCATGCGCGCCCACCTCGACACCGTTCAAAACGCCGTCGCCGCCAGCAACAGGAGCACCTCGTGA
- a CDS encoding asparaginase: MTALPHHVPLAAQTRGERVESLHYGSAVVLSGDSTTVYGDAETPFYPRSALKPLFAVGMLRAGLDLTDEQIALAAASHSGSEEHQRVALSTLATAGLGPEHLDNSIDLPYGTAERAAWLAAGHGPTQLAQNCSGKHSALVALCRLHGWPVEGYLSQNHPVYRLLTDTVIELTGETPAHISTDGCGTPVHALTLPALARGFARLAAADADTPEGRVAAAMRAHPELVAGEGRDVTTVMRTLDGAVAKDGFEGIQALALADGTAVALKIADGADRARMPITLALLAEHPTPVAHQLDSPALTDVLAPPAFGGGQIVGRLRALPRTARTVRH; the protein is encoded by the coding sequence GTGACCGCACTACCCCACCACGTCCCCCTGGCCGCCCAGACCCGCGGCGAACGGGTGGAATCCCTGCACTATGGATCCGCGGTGGTGCTCTCCGGAGACTCGACGACCGTCTACGGCGACGCCGAAACCCCGTTCTATCCGCGGTCGGCCCTGAAGCCGTTGTTCGCGGTCGGGATGCTGCGGGCCGGGTTGGACCTCACCGACGAACAGATCGCCCTAGCTGCGGCCAGCCACTCCGGGTCTGAGGAACACCAGCGGGTCGCTCTCTCCACCCTCGCTACCGCCGGGCTGGGCCCCGAGCACCTGGACAACTCCATCGACCTGCCCTACGGCACTGCAGAGCGCGCCGCCTGGTTGGCCGCCGGACACGGCCCCACCCAGCTGGCGCAGAACTGCTCCGGTAAACACAGCGCCCTGGTCGCCCTGTGCCGCCTGCACGGCTGGCCCGTGGAGGGCTATCTAAGCCAGAATCACCCGGTATACCGACTGCTCACCGACACGGTCATCGAACTCACCGGTGAAACTCCCGCGCACATCAGCACCGATGGCTGCGGAACCCCCGTGCACGCCCTGACCCTGCCGGCGCTGGCCCGCGGCTTCGCCCGACTAGCCGCCGCCGACGCCGACACCCCCGAGGGCCGGGTTGCCGCAGCGATGCGCGCCCACCCCGAGCTGGTGGCCGGCGAGGGCCGCGATGTCACCACCGTAATGCGCACCCTCGACGGCGCGGTCGCCAAAGACGGATTCGAGGGCATCCAAGCACTCGCCCTGGCCGACGGCACCGCTGTGGCCCTCAAGATCGCCGACGGCGCCGACCGCGCCCGAATGCCAATCACCCTAGCCCTGTTGGCTGAGCATCCCACCCCCGTGGCTCACCAGCTGGATTCCCCCGCCCTGACCGACGTCCTCGCCCCACCGGCCTTCGGTGGCGGCCAGATCGTCGGCCGCTTACGCGCCCTGCCCCGCACCGCGCGCACCGTCCGCCACTGA
- the purF gene encoding amidophosphoribosyltransferase, whose product MCGIVGHVSAGPVNQQVYDSLLLVQHRGQDSTGIATADGRTLHQSKKSGQVREAYRTRDMRELLGNIGLGHVRYATKGHATNLDEAQPFYVNAPYGIVLVHNGNLTNTRELTQQMRERDFRHLNSSSDTELLLNVLASSLQDNVGNRHLDADAIFEAVTKVHSRIRGAYGVIALIAGHGLLAFRDPLGIRPLVLGRRQVTEEIAEAARTYRETHGLSDELPEQEWVVASESLVLEAGGYEVVREIAPGEAVFIDEAGRMQSQQCATDTSLVPCAFEYVYLARPDSVMNGISVYEARLRMGEKLAQTVRKHVPDDDFDVVMPIPDSARPAALQVAHTLGKEYREGFYKNRYVGRTFIMPGQEVRQKSVRQKLNAMRSEFEGKKVLIIDDSIVRGTTSKQIVEMAYEAGAVKVAFASAAPPVRYPHVYGINMPNAEELVAHNRSVEDVRKILGCDHLVYLGVEDMAEAIMADTDWDGLEMSCFTGEYVTGDVTEEYLEFVAGDQES is encoded by the coding sequence GTGTGTGGAATCGTTGGCCATGTCTCGGCCGGTCCCGTAAACCAGCAGGTTTACGACTCTCTGCTCCTGGTCCAGCACCGCGGCCAGGACTCCACCGGCATCGCGACGGCGGATGGGCGCACCCTGCACCAGTCCAAGAAGTCCGGTCAGGTCCGCGAGGCCTACCGCACCCGTGACATGCGCGAACTGCTGGGAAACATCGGCCTCGGCCACGTCCGCTACGCCACCAAAGGCCACGCCACCAACCTGGACGAGGCGCAGCCGTTCTATGTGAACGCCCCCTACGGCATCGTGCTGGTGCACAACGGCAATCTCACCAACACCCGCGAGCTGACCCAGCAGATGCGCGAGCGTGATTTCCGCCATCTGAACTCTTCGTCCGACACCGAGCTGCTGCTCAACGTGCTGGCTTCCTCTCTGCAGGACAACGTGGGCAACCGTCACCTCGACGCCGACGCCATCTTCGAGGCCGTCACCAAGGTCCACTCCCGGATCCGCGGCGCCTACGGCGTCATTGCGCTGATCGCCGGCCACGGCCTGCTCGCCTTCCGCGACCCGCTGGGCATCCGCCCGCTGGTGCTCGGCCGCCGTCAGGTCACCGAGGAGATCGCCGAAGCAGCCCGCACCTATCGCGAGACCCACGGGCTCTCCGACGAACTGCCCGAGCAAGAATGGGTGGTCGCCTCCGAGTCCCTGGTGCTGGAGGCCGGCGGCTACGAGGTCGTCCGCGAGATCGCCCCCGGCGAGGCAGTCTTCATCGACGAGGCCGGACGCATGCAGTCCCAGCAGTGCGCCACCGACACCTCCCTGGTTCCCTGCGCCTTCGAGTACGTCTACCTGGCCCGCCCCGACTCGGTGATGAACGGCATCTCCGTCTACGAGGCCCGGCTGCGCATGGGCGAGAAACTCGCCCAGACCGTGCGCAAGCACGTTCCCGACGACGATTTCGACGTGGTCATGCCCATCCCCGATTCTGCTCGACCCGCCGCCCTGCAGGTAGCCCACACCCTGGGCAAGGAGTACCGCGAAGGTTTCTACAAGAACCGCTACGTCGGCCGCACCTTCATCATGCCCGGCCAAGAGGTCCGCCAGAAGTCGGTGCGACAGAAACTCAACGCCATGCGCTCCGAGTTCGAGGGCAAGAAGGTGCTGATCATCGACGACTCCATCGTCCGCGGCACCACCTCCAAACAGATCGTGGAGATGGCCTACGAAGCAGGCGCGGTGAAGGTCGCCTTCGCCTCCGCCGCTCCCCCGGTCCGCTACCCACACGTCTACGGCATCAACATGCCCAACGCCGAAGAACTCGTGGCCCATAACCGCAGCGTGGAGGACGTCCGCAAGATCCTCGGTTGCGACCACCTCGTCTACCTGGGCGTGGAGGACATGGCCGAGGCCATCATGGCCGACACCGACTGGGACGGCCTGGAGATGTCCTGCTTCACCGGAGAGTACGTGACCGGCGACGTCACCGAGGAATACCTGGAATTCGTCGCCGGCGATCAAGAGTCCTGA
- the purM gene encoding phosphoribosylformylglycinamidine cyclo-ligase, which yields MTQQPDSAPITYAGAGVDVEAGDKAVELMKEAVKATHSASVVGGFGGFAGMWDASALTRYTQPLLATSTDGVGTKVAIAQALDIHDTIGQDLVGMVVDDIVVIGAEPLFMTDYIACGKVVPERIADIVRGIAEGCRLAGTALVGGETAEHPGLLGEHEYDVAGAATGAVEASEVLGPERVRAGDAVIAMASSGIHSNGYSLVRRIIAERDWALDRQVPEFGRTLGEELLVPTRIYSSDCLELTRHLNGDARTGASAAVTTASGEPAMHAFSHVTGGGLAANLARVLPQGLMATVDRTTWSLPPVFSVLAELGQVPQPDLERTLNLGVGMIAVVDAEAAEETLRWLNARGVDSWHLGTVSEIDAATAPTTSVDYVQGAKGVDGGAVLMTGAYAG from the coding sequence ATGACGCAGCAACCAGATTCCGCCCCCATCACCTACGCCGGCGCCGGAGTCGACGTCGAAGCCGGCGACAAGGCCGTCGAGCTGATGAAAGAGGCCGTGAAGGCCACGCACTCCGCATCCGTCGTAGGCGGCTTCGGCGGCTTCGCCGGCATGTGGGATGCCTCTGCACTGACCCGCTACACCCAGCCGCTGCTGGCCACCTCCACCGACGGGGTGGGCACCAAGGTCGCCATCGCGCAGGCACTCGACATCCACGACACCATCGGCCAGGACCTGGTGGGCATGGTCGTCGACGACATCGTCGTCATCGGCGCCGAGCCGCTGTTCATGACCGATTACATCGCGTGCGGGAAGGTCGTTCCCGAGCGCATCGCCGACATCGTCCGCGGCATCGCCGAGGGCTGCCGCCTGGCCGGTACCGCCCTGGTGGGCGGGGAGACCGCCGAACACCCCGGCCTGCTGGGTGAGCACGAATACGACGTCGCCGGAGCCGCCACCGGCGCGGTCGAAGCCTCCGAGGTGCTGGGCCCGGAGCGAGTGCGCGCCGGCGACGCGGTCATTGCCATGGCCTCCTCCGGCATCCACTCCAACGGCTACTCCCTGGTGCGTCGCATCATCGCCGAACGCGACTGGGCGCTGGACCGCCAGGTCCCCGAGTTCGGCCGCACCCTGGGCGAGGAACTGCTCGTCCCCACCCGCATCTACTCCAGCGACTGCCTGGAGCTCACCCGTCACCTCAACGGCGACGCCCGCACCGGCGCCTCCGCCGCGGTCACCACCGCCTCCGGCGAACCCGCCATGCACGCCTTCTCCCACGTCACCGGCGGCGGGCTGGCGGCCAACCTGGCCCGCGTCCTGCCTCAGGGTCTGATGGCCACCGTGGACCGCACCACCTGGTCGCTGCCCCCAGTGTTCTCCGTGCTTGCCGAACTGGGACAGGTGCCCCAGCCCGATCTGGAGCGCACCCTGAACCTGGGTGTCGGCATGATCGCCGTCGTGGACGCCGAAGCAGCCGAGGAGACCCTGCGCTGGCTGAACGCCCGCGGGGTGGACTCCTGGCATTTGGGCACCGTCTCCGAGATCGACGCCGCCACCGCACCGACCACCAGTGTGGACTACGTGCAGGGTGCCAAGGGCGTCGACGGCGGGGCCGTGCTCATGACAGGCGCCTACGCAGGCTGA
- a CDS encoding DUF2087 domain-containing protein, whose amino-acid sequence MAAEIMLGATVESAIADLSPSKRRKVTKALVDSGMVDPETQAFVPDVFRKVLESTHVPTRQGRERFVDGKRILQYPANLEERGELLAWVASEVFTADEVLTERQVNDRLRPFSQDVAVLRRYLVDYELVERRSDGTEYALTGRGPASMQS is encoded by the coding sequence GTGGCGGCAGAAATCATGCTTGGTGCGACTGTCGAGTCTGCGATCGCTGACCTCTCGCCGTCGAAGCGGCGAAAAGTGACCAAAGCGCTGGTAGACAGCGGCATGGTGGATCCGGAAACACAGGCCTTCGTGCCGGATGTCTTCCGAAAAGTTCTCGAGTCCACGCATGTCCCGACGCGCCAGGGGCGTGAGCGATTCGTAGACGGGAAGCGGATTCTGCAGTACCCCGCGAACCTCGAAGAACGAGGTGAATTGCTGGCCTGGGTGGCGAGCGAGGTATTCACTGCGGACGAGGTCCTGACCGAACGTCAAGTCAACGACAGGCTCCGTCCTTTCTCCCAGGATGTTGCCGTACTGCGCCGCTACCTCGTCGATTACGAATTGGTCGAGCGTCGATCCGATGGGACTGAATATGCGCTGACTGGGCGCGGGCCCGCGTCAATGCAATCGTGA